One Euphorbia lathyris chromosome 1, ddEupLath1.1, whole genome shotgun sequence DNA segment encodes these proteins:
- the LOC136203072 gene encoding protein COBRA: MKMQFQFSSITGSISLFLFLLLSFSTFTSSEAYAANGNITIKWDAISWTPDGYVAVVTMYNYQKHRKIEKPGWALGWTWAKKEVIWSMMGAQTTEQGDCSKFKGNIPHSCKKDPIVVDLLPGTPYNQQIANCCKGGVMSAWAEDPANAVSAFQVSVGMAGTSKKTVKLPNKFRLKAPKSGYTCGPAKIVRPTRFISPDKRRVTQALMTWNVTCTYSYFLAPRGA; the protein is encoded by the exons ATGAAAATGCAATTCCAGTTCTCATCAATCACTGGATCCAtttctctcttcctcttcctcttgcTTTCTTTCTCCACTTTCACTTCTTCAG AGGCGTATGCTGCAAATGGAAATATCACTATCAAATGGGACGCTATAAGCTGGACTCCGGACGGCTATGTT GCAGTTGTTACGATGTATAACTACCAGAAACATCGCAAAATAGAAAAACCAGGTTGGGCATTGGGATGGACATGGGCTAAAAAGGAAGTAATCTGGAGCATGATGGGTGCACAAACCACTGAGCAAGGAGATTGCTCTAAATTTAAAGGAAATATCCCACATTCTTGCAAGAAGGATCCAATTGTTGTGGATTTATTGCCAG GTACTCCTTACAACCAGCAGATAGCGAATTGCTGCAAAGGGGGAGTGATGAGTGCATGGGCAGAGGACCCTGCTAATGCTGTGAGCGCCTTCCAAGTTTCAGTGGGTATGGCTGGAACCTCGAAAAAGACGGTTAAATTGCCAAACAAGTTCAGGTTGAAAGCACCAAAGTCTGGATACACTTGTGGACCAGCAAAGATTGTGAGGCCAACCAGATTTATTTCACCAGATAAAAGAAGAGTCACTCAAGCTTTGA TGACCTGGAATGTTACTTGTACATATTCATATTTCCTGGCTCCAAGAGGAGCTTAG